The following coding sequences lie in one Pontibacter sp. G13 genomic window:
- a CDS encoding transglycosylase SLT domain-containing protein: MRWNKYNYKPQYGNTGHQYAGTMNSGASHITRSTYGSVGKIPKWVWVVLLIGATNLLTHGTFNPSLWDHASADIRGVGREFSAPEGPLYLLDEASVFVHDAQSFESKVREIASMLNVPPEWLMAVMYSESKFDASVKNHKGSGATGLIQFMPATAGEMNVSMARLQRMDHLQQMEYVYLYLQRVRERYGDFLTLTDCYLAILYPKAVGQDPCYTLYAKPSKKYTQNSGLDENGDGRVSVSDIDRRMKRIFPTAYDAKPAYGI; encoded by the coding sequence ATGAGATGGAATAAATACAATTACAAGCCCCAGTACGGCAACACAGGACACCAATATGCCGGAACGATGAACTCCGGAGCCTCGCATATCACTCGCTCGACCTATGGAAGTGTAGGAAAAATCCCCAAATGGGTGTGGGTGGTTTTATTGATAGGCGCTACCAATTTGTTGACGCATGGAACCTTCAACCCGAGTCTTTGGGATCATGCAAGTGCGGATATCCGGGGTGTTGGAAGAGAATTCTCGGCTCCTGAAGGGCCTTTGTACTTGCTAGATGAGGCCAGCGTATTTGTCCATGATGCCCAGAGTTTTGAGTCCAAAGTCCGTGAGATCGCTTCGATGCTCAATGTGCCTCCAGAGTGGCTAATGGCTGTGATGTACTCCGAATCCAAATTTGATGCATCCGTCAAAAATCACAAAGGAAGTGGAGCCACGGGGTTGATCCAATTCATGCCGGCTACTGCGGGGGAGATGAATGTGTCGATGGCGAGATTGCAACGGATGGATCATTTGCAGCAGATGGAATATGTCTACCTCTATCTCCAGCGGGTTCGGGAGAGATATGGCGATTTCCTGACCTTGACAGACTGCTATCTGGCGATCCTGTATCCTAAAGCTGTAGGACAGGACCCATGTTACACGCTGTATGCCAAGCCTTCCAAAAAGTATACTCAGAACTCTGGTCTGGATGAAAATGGCGATGGGAGGGTAAGCGTCTCTGACATTGACCGTCGCATGAAACGAATTTTCCCGACCGCATACGATGCCAAGCCTGCCTATGGAATTTAG